The following proteins come from a genomic window of Miscanthus floridulus cultivar M001 chromosome 2, ASM1932011v1, whole genome shotgun sequence:
- the LOC136537120 gene encoding uncharacterized protein, producing MICKWAAIRERELYFRREICRLENIKKDRELNAKKFSIPIKKNDFVSKQIDNRIREVQKELEHSKDKINDIEDNDISEDEQWEINNKLLLESYEEEDEDTIEICSNNSITLINPLENKELPKNNAIEVMEIDPSTSKKRRGPEIKIEGESERPTRKPGTWPPEKEEPAYRYIPGQYKHMGSKIREFEKKVQFQNYKSDGAILNLAAHDPIDWSNIISIWKGLIVQKYIQNQHNIGNIVEDMITYLEIFLGESVKVLWEQWVEAFPNHYAQLKMAGSNPYNFANIISSIVIGEDPELGFTILQNERLKEIEKLSLTSWKGIKEFSQHYLYNATTAKQGYNQGIVEKYFNKLTEPLGSMILEEYKKETIGKEYNISQAITFVFKQLRKICTNIQAQRSMKQSDYNFCNKIVQIPLTYGEERSRNKKYPKNYKKGNVKTKRRYFLRRSDNRAPFLHKRNVRRYNPRKNYDSSCRCFICNSPDHLSKTCPNKDKKRYSNKQEEQEKVQIIDSVNENILVCDDDIMDDESIYSIIETDEIEYNEEKESSDEELDLINELAGLKIEMMDQINCEHKWDHKKGDSNIKCVFCIYYQDPAKIATCRLCLRQACMSCLKQQSDMKNDSKAKILYEENKVQLEKEVILEEKRNKYLNNILQESNLEEIC from the exons ATGATATGCAAATGGGCTGCTATAAGAGAAAGGGAACTCTACTTTAGACGAGAAATATGTAGACTTGAAAATATCAAGAAAGATAGAGAATTAAATGCTAAGAAATTCAGCATTCCAATAAAGAAAAATGACTTTGTGTCAAAACAAATAGATAACAGGATAAGGGAAGTCCAAAAAGAATTAGAACATAGCAAGGATAAGATAAATGACATAGAAGATAATGATATAAGCGAAGATGAGCAATGGGAAATTAATAATAAGCTCTTACTAGAAAGCTatgaagaagaggatgaagaTACAATTGAGATATGCAGTAATAACTCAATAACTCTCATAAACCCCTTAGAAAATAAAGAGTTGCCTAAAAATAATGCCATAGAAGTAATGGAAATAGATCCAAGTACATCAAAAAAAAGACGAGGTCCTGAAATAAAGATAGAAGGAGAAAGTGAGAGACCAACTAGAAAACCAGGAACTTGGCCACCAGAAAAAGAAGAACCTGCATATAGATATATACCTGGACAATATAAGCATATGGGTTCAAAAATAAGAGAATTTGAAAAGAAGGTGCAATTCCAAAATTATAAAAGTGATGGTGCTATACTAAATTTAGCAGCACATGATCCTATAGATTGGTCAAATATAATTAGCATATGGAAAGGATTGATAGTCCAAAAGTATATACAAAATCAGCATAATATTGGAAATATAGTAGAAGATATGATTACATATTTAGAAATATTTTTAGGTGAATCAGTCAAAGTCTTATGGGAACAATGGGTAGAAGCTTTCCCTAATCATTATGCCCAATTAAAAATGGCTGGTAGTAATCCATATAATTTTGCAAATATTATATCAAGCATTGTAATAGGTGAAGATCCTGAATTAGGATTTACTATATTACaaaatgaaagattaaaagaaatagaaaaattgtCACTGACAAGCTGGAAAGGAATAAAAGAATTTTCTCAACACTATTTGTATAATGCTACGACTGCCAAACAAGGCTATAACCAAGGTATAGTagaaaaatattttaataaattAACAGAGCCTTTAGGTTCTATGATATTAGAAGAATATAAAAAGGAAACTATCGGTAAAGAATATAATATTTCTCAGGCTATAACATTTGTTTTTAAACAGTTAAGAAAAATTTGCACGAATATACAAGCCCAAAGATCAATGAAGCAATCAGACTATAATTTTTGCAATAAAATAGTCCAAATACCCTTGACATATGGAGAAGAGAGATCTAGAAATAAGAAATATCCTAAGAATTATAAGAAAGGAAATGTAAAGACAAAGAGACGTTATTTTCTTAGAAGGTCAGATAATAGAGCTCCATTCCTCCACAAAAGGAATGTAAGAAGATATAATCCTAGAAAAAATTATGATAGTTCATGTAGATGCTTTATCTGTAACTCGCCAGATCACTTAAGCAAAACATGTCCTAACAAAGACAAAAAAAGATATTCCAataagcaagaagaacaagaaaaggtTCAAATAATAGATAGTGTGAATGAAAATATTTTAGTCTGTGATGATGATATAATGGATGATGAATCGATATACTCAATTATAGAGACAGATGAAATAGAATATaatgaagaaaaagaatcaagtgatgaagagCTAGATTTAATAAATGAGTTAGCAGGATTAAAGATAGAAATGATGGATCAAATAAATTGCGAGCACAAGTGGGATCATAAAAAAGGTGATTCTAATATAAAATGTGTATTTTGCATATATTATCAAGATCCAGCAAAAATAGCAACATGTAGGCTATGTTTAAGACAAGCTTGTATGTCATGTCTAAAACAGCAAAGTGATATGAAAAATGATTCAAAAGCTAAAATACTATATGAGGAAAATAAAGTGCAATTAGAAAAAGAAGTAATTCTAGaggaaaaaagaaacaaatattTAAACAATATTCTACAAGA atctaatttgGAAGAAATATGCTGA
- the LOC136539783 gene encoding protein GAMETE CELL DEFECTIVE 1, mitochondrial-like produces the protein MHSLRRALRHPIPNAAASLSTSGLRRLSSHRSTPPLPRPAATGDDEWNDAWETAWLPGDSPASSPAPAATWESPASASASSVPAIAAEVDPDTKAFVADMDERWAERRAASRRGEPQRASRAAEGGEGGAAARKKAQADDYRTRKQRVHAALWVKEIEKMEEARLGGGGGGADDIDRLLDSCSDIFDSGNTDFGDSKIPSTTEIKTKPDGWETTSRGQDGNIWDISQREDDILLQEFERRIAFSKQQIASFIKTHIFSRRRPIDGWKYMIEEIGPNARKGKGSVQKLPSVSDPATQPYREETPAIASSSSFRGNRP, from the exons ATGCACTCCCTGCGGCGCGCCCTTCGCCACCCCATCcccaatgccgccgcctctttgTCCACCTCCGGCCTCCGCCGTCTCTCCTCCCACCGTAGCACTCCACCGCTGCCCCGTCCCGCGGCCACCGGCGACGACGAGTGGAACGACGCGTGGGAGACCGCATGGCTCCCGGGCGACTCCCCCGCCTCCTCCCCAGCGCCCGCCGCGACGTGGGAGTCTCCCGCCTCGGCCTCGGCGTCCTCCGTCCCGGCCATCGCCGCCGAGGTGGACCCAGACACGAAGGCCTTCGTGGCGGACATGGACGAGCGCTGGGCCGAGCGCCGCGCCGCGTCGAGGCGGGGCGAGCCGCAGCGCGCGTCTCGCGCGGCGGAAGGCGGGGAGGGCGGCGCCGCGGCGAGGAAGAAGGCGCAAGCCGACGATTACAGGACCAGGAAGCAGCGGGTGCACGCCGCGCTTTGGGTGAAGGAGATCGAGAAGATGGAGGAGGCGCGACTCGGCGGTGGGGGAGGCGGCGCCGACGATATCGACCGGCTGCTCGACTCGTGCTCAGA TATCTTTGATTCTGGCAACACTGATTTTGGTGATTCCAAGATCCCAAGCACTACTGAGATCAAAACCAAGCCTGATGGTTGGGAAACTACCTCAAGAGGACAGGATGGGAACATATGGGATATCTCGCAGCGAGAAGATGACATTCTTCTCCAGGAATTTGAAAGGCGGATTGCTTTTAGTAAACAGCAG ATTGCTAGCTTCATCAAAACCCACATTTTTAGTCGGAGACGTCCTATCGATGGATGGAAGTACATGATTGAAGAAATTGGTCCCAACGCAAGAAAAGGAAAGGGGAGTGTGCAAAAATTACCAAGTGTGAGTGATCCTGCAACCCAGCCGTACAGGGAAGAAACTCCTGCAATCGCCTCTAGTTCCTCCTTCAGAGGAAATCGGCCATAA
- the LOC136539784 gene encoding protein IRON-RELATED TRANSCRIPTION FACTOR 3-like, with protein sequence MVPSEMGSVATAVSTPAADKLLHGPISGKKKCKKPAPRKIHKAEREKLKRDHLNDLFVELGNMLEADRQNNGKACILTDTTRILRELLVQVDSLRKEHSNLQNESHYVTMERNEMQDENGMLRKEISELQNELTMRVSGSPAGWGHGTARSDPPLPHSTAVFSSEQAMQPPTIASVVFPLQQPLAPAPSAMTEPPYAAPPLELKLFPEVASTEGREPCEDQEAPSHVARPQARYPTQSASWPVSLFSGLPRMEDEQCSSSTTGSSKEASTDRE encoded by the exons ATGGTTCCATCCGAGATGGGGAGCGTCGCCACCGCCGTCAGCACGCCTGCCGCCGACAAGCTGCTCCATGG GCCTATCTCTGGCAAGAAGAAGTGCAAGAAACCAGCCCCGAGGAAGATTCATAAGGCTGAGAGGGAGAAGCTTAAACGAGACCACCTAAATGATCTCTTCGTCGAGCTGGGTAATATGCTAG AAGCAGATAGACAGAACAATGGGAAGGCATGCATACTGACTGACACTACTCGGATACTAAGAGAGCTGCTTGTTCAAGTAGACTCTCTTCGAAAGGAACATAGCAACCTACAGAACGAGTCTCATTAT GTCACAATGGAGAGGAATGAGATGCAAGATGAAAACGGCATGCTACGCAAAGAAATTTCAGAGCTTCAAAACGAGTTGACAATGCGGGTTTCAGGAAGTCCAGCAGGTTGGGGCCATGGTACTGCCAGATCAGACCCCCCTCTTCCTCACTCAACCGCAGTGTTCTCATCAGAGCAGGCAATGCAACCACCCACCATTGCAAGCGTTGTATTCCCCTTGCAGCAGCCACTGGCACCAGCACCATCAGCAATGACCGAACCACCTTATGCTGCACCACCACTGGAACTGAAGCTCTTCCCAGAAGTGGCATCTACTGAAGGCCGTGAGCCATGTGAAGACCAGGAAGCTCCCAGCCATGTGGCACGACCACAGGCAAGGTACCCAACGCAATCGGCCTCATGGCCTGTAAGCCTGTTCTCTGGCCTTCCAAGAATGGAAGATGAGCAATGCAGTAGCAGCACAACCGGCAGCAGCAAGGAGGCTAGCACAGATAGAGAATGA